From the genome of Ostrinia nubilalis chromosome 1, ilOstNubi1.1, whole genome shotgun sequence:
CGTAGTCAAGCTAATAAAATTGCTGTACGATAAATTTGGGATACAAAAatatatacaaaaaaaataaaaagaaataaaaatgcatTCTACTTTTTACAGAGCATAATTTGTAAACAACGTGGGCACGTAATTACGACCAAATCGTGCAATTTCACCAGCTCACTTGTTACAGACgaacaaaaataataacaaaacaatttcAATACTGCATAAACAAATACTATTGTATTGAACTTTTTCTCGTAATCACAGGGGACGATCGGCGAACGCCTAAAATTCAATACATTAAAATTACATGGACTAGTAATTGAATTATTCTAACTAGTAAGTACCCTATACCGCTTTGGAGAACAAATCATAAGTAATATTACAAGGGCATacagtacaaaaaatattttttccactgAGATATGATTAAGTACGTtacttataattaaatttatattaaagttaGCCCTTTATTGCTCTCCTTTCGACCTTACGCTAAACCGAGTCCCTTATAGGACATTGAGCAACATGGACATGTTAATTACAGACCTAGAGACCTAGACTTAGGGCAAGATGTCTCGCTTACCTTGGACttatcaaaatactaaaaaatcAATGATAGCTCATCAATCATTGCAATTGTCTCAACCAGTGGTAAAATTTGGGCTCATAAAAGTAAAACTCATGTGTTAAAAAAATCTACAACCAACTTCAACTTTCTTAGTTGATTTTAGAGAGCTATTGTTGATAACCTTTTATAGACCCAAACGTTACATCTGGTACCGGAACattcatagtaacaaaataccagCTTATACATTTCTACATCCTTTCAATCATAAAATTGACATTACATTCAAGCAAATCAGATGACCTTTAAGTAGTATTTATAATAAACGATAAAAATAGAAGCTACGTAAAATGGAAAATTGCTATAGGAAGAAGAATGGTAGGGCACGTCGTTAACAATAACAGTATAAAAAGCTGTCGGTGTACAAGCTTTTACAAGCTTCAAAGGTTTTGGCTTATTTGCCTGTGTTAGCTGCCTATAATGTGCATCAATATCAAGTTTTTACAAGAAGGatataatctgaaatgattccTGAAAACACTGTAATCAATTCATGTAACTGTAAATTGTCCTTTTACAGAATTGAAGCTTTAGATAAAGTATTAATTATTCTTgatatatttctttagtgtaTAATATAGTCAGCAATATGATAACTTTATTGTCATTTAACAGCTGTTACTTTTAGGTGCAAGCTTTGTATACTATTAGACATTATTCGATTTCAAGGAAATTTGTTtctaacatttaaaaatatatctaGTTAAcctattagtaaaaaaataggaaAATATGTGTGATGTTGGGAAGTTTGATAATGAGGCAAGATTTCTCAATAGGTTTAAGCTTTTATAATACTCTAGAACGTTAAATACACCATCTGTACGTATTTTGTAAGGTGATGCATCATGTTTCATCCTTAAGAAGATTGTTAGATTAAAGTGCCGAATTGGCGTTTAATTCTAAATAAAAGCTTAGAGCTTTGgtcattttttaatatttttggttgATAGATTCAACTAGTTCTAGACATCATCTATGTTAGTCTAAGTATTTGGCTTCCTGCGGTAACGAATGTCACCATCTGTCCTCACATGACACATTTTATGAAGGTAGTTGAATAATCATATCATTTCAGCCGCTCATTACTTCGTCTCATTAGATGATAATACCACTTTTTTGCGAGGATACATTCGAATTTTGGATTTTCATTAGTGGAAATGATCGTTCGAATATTGGAAAACCTGAACCATTTGAATTTGATGCGGAAATTATTCTATGTTTACATACGTTTCCACttctttttttgtgtaatatgTAGAGCCTCAGTGGTAGGTATGCAGTTTTATTTTCAAGCTGAGATCTACTGCATCCTGGCCTCCTGCAGAGGTGGGGGGTAGGGCAGGGGTGGGAGGAGGGGTGCCTGAACTCCGCCTCCTTGCAGCGTGTAGTACGGAGACATGTATCCGGCTCCGCTGGCTGCGGCTGCTGCTGCTGTGGAGAAACAATGATTGCATTAAAAAGTGATCGTCATACCATTTTAACTTTTTGGAGTAGCGTCTAACTAGAACTAACATAATGTTCAAAGTTACTCCGATAGAGTTTCGATCCttaaagtatgtaggtactatcgccaacagtgttaactgcccattgccagtcatgtcatctcgttctatcgcaaagaatctccatttgattagagcgagagcaaaaacagaaatggatagttaacagtgtggccgtgtgtacaagATCAACTGGCTTCCAAAAAGCTTTTCAAGATAAGGGGCCTACTTATACGAGCACAACTTTCTGTGGTTCAGCAAAATATTTACACACAAATAGACAGGCAAGTGACTCATCTATTACCCCAAAAAGAATGCATAATGAAAAAGCCTTAATCCGGATTTAAATTCTACCAAAACCGTTTTCAACGTGACCAGAGGTTTACGCGTAATACCTTGATTGGCTTTATCTAATCGCTTTGTGCTCTCTGTGTATGTGTTaattagtaaaaataataacgatGTATTTGTAATATAACTAAAGACTTTTCATTTTCTGCGAATCTATATTGACtctttattagttttattgttaaagTAACAATAGGTATAGTTTAATGTACTAATGTCTTTGGCAGTAGGTAATCAATGGAATTTTACTTAGGTATTCATATTGTTGGAATCTAGGAATAAAATTTACATGTTGTTTTCACAAGTGCTTATAGTTGTGTAAACATTTTTATCGGCATATCTACAATTTGTTAGTGCATGCCTTATTCGCAATCTACATTTTCAATTTAGTTTCAGTGCGCAGTTGCCATGTAGATTATTTTGTATTCCATACGCTGCCATTTACAGTGGTCAGATTGTAATgcattatttttatacattgcACATGTCTGCAatgttaaattttaaattatctatgaatccaaattacctacatattattattgtacctattcgtttcattttctttaatttagTACGATGAAGACGTAActtttaacataattattattgagcTTATTACTTTAATTAGGTACTCACAAATGTTGGACAGACCAGTTAAATGTTACACTACGGTTTTCTGTTTGCTTGACCCTACTACGAGTTATAGTAATGCCTTATCTAGCCACGTTGCTTCGGCTTTATGCGAGTTACGCACCTGCAGCTGTAGCGTACGGGTCGAAACCTGCCGCGGCATACTGCTGCTGATACGCCTGCGCCTGCGTCGCCGCCTGGTACTCGTAGAGGTGGTTGGCAGCAGCTACGGCCGCCGCGTGCTGAAGCTGCGGCAGCTGCACCAgcccgccggcgccggcgcccacGCCTGCGCTCACGCCACCCACGGCGCTCATATACCCTGGCGCGCCGTACACGTACCCAGGGGACAACCTGCCAACACACGCTGGTCAGAACGAGCAGGGGACTAAGGCGACAGACGTTACGAAATTGTGAACTCATGTGGTCGTTTGTGCTATCTTTTAGTAGGAAACGGAAGTTTATGCATACATGGACTCAAGTCATGTAAGCAGCAGTATTAGTATCCACATAAGAATCAGACAATTCCGAAGCGTCTCTCAGCCGTGACCCCATGATGCCCTTTCACAGAAAaagattttgattgatttttaagACCGATGTTTCAGTGAAAGGTCATCGATGTTGGAAATTAATCGTCAAAACTGTCATCACACTATTACCTAGCCCCACTTCAGCCTCGACAGCCACGAGCATCTAGTCTTGTTAGGTTAGTAGACATCGATACACAGTTATATGTAAGTATACGGTTCATGTTCGCCTGGATGTCGCCTGAACCGCCGCCGTGCGTCATTGCCAAGAGttaaaaaaacacatttaaaaaaatattgagagCAGAAGCGTCCACTTCGTCTCGACCGAAATATCCGGCATCTCGGGTTTATCTCTAGATCGTTGGGGAAACGTCGCAAGAATTAAGATTTAGATGCCGCCGCGTGTCAGTTACGAAATCCGAAAGCATTTTGGGTTCGAGGGAAGCAAATGGAATTTAGGCGTGTCGAAATCGTTAATCTATTAAAACATTCAATAAGATTGAATTTATCAGAACCAGACATCTTCATTTCACAACGAACTATCAGAATTACCCGTAATTAAGAAAGAAAAGATCCGGAAAATGTGTTGACTCCGCAAATTCGTGGTACACACGAAGGCGGTCAAGTACACTTTGAGAGACGACGACGCCGGGCGTCGCGCCGCGTCAGCACTTTTCAAGTGCTCTCTTCCGTCAACCACTTTATTACCGAACCACTTTTGGGATGCAACTATACTTGTCCCTTTTTGACTGAGTAAAGCAGATAGGGATGTGCGGTTTGTCATTCGAAGATCAAGTTCGGTTGGTTTAGAATTTGTGAGAGAGTGCGAAGGACGCATGCGCGACATACGCCCGCCGCAGCGCTCCGCCCGCCCAGCACGCCCACCTGTGGTTTACTGGTTCTTTTCGCAAATACCTACTAGCTCAATTCCTCCCCATATGTGAACGTGTTTTGCGAAGCATTTTAAGTGTTTAAGCAGTGTGAGTTGTCATTTCAAGTTCTCTACTCTTCCCTCCACACGACGAGGTGGACAAACTCATAGATTATGTATCACTAAGCTGACAGGATGATTAATGCcgtgtgtttttgtttttccaGTGAAAGTGTACTCcgcatttttttcttttagtgtAATATAAGTAAAAAACAAGAATAGTAAATCCAAACAGCATTAAGTATATAAAACTGGCAGATCATCACACAAGCTGAGCTTAAACATCTACATAGGTACAAAACCACAATCAGATActaattaaatactttaaagGGAAAGGCATACATATTTTATCTTTGTTAAAGGaaatacagaaaaaaatacttagAAAGAAGTTGAATAGTTGATTCAAAATGGCTAAAATGAAGTcaataaaatactaaaaatacggAACTAATTTACTCAAAATTTATTATAAAAGTAAGAAAATTCTATATACACGAGACTTGCACGATGTAAGTGATTAATAGATACGTACTAAAAGTATTGTTCTATAGGCAAGCCCACTAATGACATCGTGGCTAGGTTTGcttcgttttaaaattaaaacaaagagcGAGAAGCTTTCATTTGATTATTTTTCCATTAGAGCATGAGTTCCGTTGAATAATATATGAGCGGCTATGGTGGTTCGGCGGGCGTGGCTAGTGGCCCTGGGCGCGCATCGATCGCCGGTAATTACCAAGCGGTGCAGCCGCGGCGACGCGGCGGCCAACGGGCGCAACGCAGCGCGACGCAGCGCATCGCGCCGCACGGCAGCGGGTCGGGCTGCGCACTTCTACGCACACACAGCGCCGCGCGACCCGCGCAGCCGCCGCCCGCCGACCCCGCTCGCACGTTACAGTACTTAGTAAGTGTATTAAACGAAATCCACCACCAACAAAACTCAAATCAACAAAATCTTACACGAACACGGCATAAAacataaaagaaaaacattgagTGTCGACAACGATGCGAGTGCCgctgggcggcgcgggcgcccgAGTCGCCGGCGCCGCCCAGCGTGGGCCTTAGCTTGGAAAACGTAACATTAAAAAACCCAATCGACTAATTCACACCCAAAACGAAAAAAATCCACTCTCACGCTCACGCTTGCCATAGATACCTATGTGAAAATGTTTGATAATTTAGTCTAGGTGTGGTCCGCTGGCTGCCGCGTCGCTAGCCTCCGGGACGCCGCTCGCATCATCTACCGAGACAAAAGTCAGCTCAAAAACCGTACCCGACTCGTTTACGTCACCTAAatgcataattaattatgtattcaATACACCTAGAACTATGCATGGATTAAAGTATGACCAGGGAATATTTACAGCTAATATTGGACTCTACAAAACTTCTGAAACTTCTGATAGGACATTAACTGTGTGTATAAAGAAGGTGGAAGCTAACTCAGATATCAGTGTAACTTAAGCGTGAGTGAGACACTTATAGAACGGTGCCCTAAATTATGCCTGAAAGTTGCACGTCTGATTTTTGTCTCGTGAGATGTAGGTAGTCACAGCGGCATGCGGCACCGCTAGTGCTGGCaaatatcgaagtgttgaaccATTGAACATTTATCAGAGGTGTCGATTAGCTAAGGCGGGACTCACCCGTACGGGGAAGGCAGCACGGTCGGGTACCCTGCACGTACTCCCGCTGCCGCGGCCGCGAGCCCGAAACCTGAAACAGAAACACCTATTTATAACACTCATTTTACAGTCCCAAACGATCTTGACAACTAAAGGATTTCCTTTCGAAAAAATACCAATAACTTTTTCATCAACCATGTCGAACTATTTTCAGCCTCACTTAACGGAAGCGAATAGAGTTGACTGAAAAATGTACACCACAAGAAGATTGGACCACTTCCAAATGACACGAGAGTCAACTTAGCGCAAGCAACGTCAAAGTGTTAATTTCTTTTTATTGCATTGTTAAGTCGCTCGAGGCGCTTCTATTTCGGTCGCTCGGCCGCCCGGGCATCGGCATCCAGGGATGTACCTCTTGACAAGAAGACGACAAACTCGCGCTATAAATGGCTTTCGGCTAAGTCGTTGGCACGAGCGCAGACCTAACTATGCGACGATGCCTCGATGATTGACAGGGAAGTCATCTGACAACATTTCCTGAGTGCTGCAGCTTGGGAATTAGGCGTGAATGTCACAGCTGGTTGAGTGCTTGGGAACGCGAATATCATATTGCGTTTGGGATGTGTGCAATCACAATGATGGGTTGTGTTC
Proteins encoded in this window:
- the LOC135087672 gene encoding RNA-binding protein 38-like — translated: MLMAGALPAEPEGLLALSALPGQKDTTWTKLFVGGLPYHTTDKSLREHFAVYGDIEEAVVITDRQTSKSRGYGFVIMGDRAAAERACKDPNPIIDGRKANVNLAILGAKPRGNLAPGFGLAAAAAGVRAGYPTVLPSPYGLSPGYVYGAPGYMSAVGGVSAGVGAGAGGLVQLPQLQHAAAVAAANHLYEYQAATQAQAYQQQYAAAGFDPYATAAAAAAAASGAGYMSPYYTLQGGGVQAPLLPPLPYPPPLQEARMQ